The DNA sequence CTCGCACCTCCACGTCCACGACGTTCGAAGCCGTGGCGACACCCATCTCCCGATCGGCGCTGGCGAGGTAGATTACGACATCGTCTCCGAGCACCTCGCGGGATTCGACGGGACCGTCGCAGTTGAAGTGTTTACCGACGACGTCGCGTTGTTGCGAGACACCGCCCGACGGACGAAATCCGCACTCGATCTCGACTCGTAATCGCACGACGGTATCGTGACTCGGCTGATCTGTGGATAACGACCCGAACGATGCTAGATCCCGTGTAGCGACCGAGGTCCCGTGCAGCGAACCATCAGTAGAACCTGATTCGCTCGACGGCAGCGCGGGTACCGAAGCACCACACTCACGCTACCGAGTTGATTCGGACGGTGCGTTCGTGCATCCCCATTTCACCCCGTTCCAACTCCGTATGGCCTCGAGAACACTCGAAAGCATCGTCGATATCGGAACGCGACTCGGGAGTCGCAACCTCGAATTGCCGAGACGGCGCCAATCGAAGACGAGTGGTAGGGTGAGGACACCCCGATTTTATTCGATTGGGCGTCGTCGATGGCACCATCTCGCATCGCAAACGGACGATGCGATCACCCAGTACCCATGACCACAACCGTTCTCGTACCGGTCGATAGGTCGTCACAATCGATCGCCGGTCTCGTGTATGCGCTCGTATCGTTTCCGGATGCGACCGTCACTGCACTGCACGTTCTCGATAGCCAATACGACGCGTACGCAGAGGTCGGGTCCCCCGAATCGCACGACGAACAGGTCCAGCGGGCGGGGGAACGGATCCTCGACCGGGCAGCTGAGGTCGCTACAGACCACGGACGGTCGATCGAGACGGTACTCGAGTCGGGAATCCCACACCGGACTATCGTCGAGTATACCGTCGAACACGACATTAATCACGTCGTGATGGGGAGCCATGGGGAGTCGCCGATCGTGCGACCGTTCCTCGGACACGTAAGTGAGGCTGTCGTTCGGCGGACACCCGTTTCCACGACGATCGTTCCGGAGTCACGAACGGAACTTCAAAAGAGGGATCTACCCGGTCGGGTCTTGGTTCCGGTCGACGGCTCCGAGCAGTCACTCGCCGCACTCGAGTACGCCACCAGCCGGTTTTCCGATGCGCGGATAACGATCTTCCACGCGGTGGCGCTCCCGTTCGAGTACGAGAGAGACACCGTCGACGGAACCTATCTCGACCAGGTTGTCGACAATCTGTCCAGCCGAGGTGATGCGATTCTCGATGCAGCCGAGCAATCGGTCGACGATGATGACGTCGTCGTCGAGACGAATCTCGAATTCGGTGACCCCTCACGCTGCATCGTCGACTACGCCGGAGACAACGAATTCGATCAGATAATCATGGGTAGCCACGGCCGATCACTCCCAACCCGAATCATCACCGGAAGCGTCGCCGAGACCGTATCACGCCGATCCACGATACCCACGACACTGGTACGGGGACGAGCAAACGGATCGTCCTAACACGATGACGAGACGATCAGTGGATAGCGAGGCACGCGTGAACCTCGATCAAACAGTACCGACACAGTGGGTCTCGGTTCTGAGACGTGGCAGTGGGTCTCGGTTCTGAGACGTGGCTGACGTGACACGTACGCGTACAATACGGGTGTGGTGACTCGCGAGCGTATAATTCGGACGACAGCGGCAGGACGAACAACGAAACGGAGCCCTGAGCGGTCAGTATGCGCAGCATCGAAAATGAAAGAACCCTTAGCCGAACAGTTCTCCGATCCCCTCCCCCGTCGGATCCTCGAACGCGCCGCTGTCTCGGAAACCGGTGCGTATGCGTCGAATGCTGTGAACTCTGTGGTGTCGATATCTGCTATGTCTATGGACGTGGACGTACACCGGTTCGCAGTACCACGAATGCTGGTTTATGTATATACCTGCTGGATGATAGTCTCTCCGCCCTAGAACGCGAGAGTCACAGCACACGAGAGTCACAGAACACGAGAATTACTTGGCGATTGGAGATAGAGGAACTCTCGTGACAGCAATCGGTTGGGTCAGCCCGTCTTCGAGCTACGAGTAGATAGTTTGCCTAGATCGTATCGTCTACTAATCGTCCACATTTTCGATTACTCTGTCCATACATATGCAACTCT is a window from the Natrinema halophilum genome containing:
- a CDS encoding universal stress protein; the protein is MTTTVLVPVDRSSQSIAGLVYALVSFPDATVTALHVLDSQYDAYAEVGSPESHDEQVQRAGERILDRAAEVATDHGRSIETVLESGIPHRTIVEYTVEHDINHVVMGSHGESPIVRPFLGHVSEAVVRRTPVSTTIVPESRTELQKRDLPGRVLVPVDGSEQSLAALEYATSRFSDARITIFHAVALPFEYERDTVDGTYLDQVVDNLSSRGDAILDAAEQSVDDDDVVVETNLEFGDPSRCIVDYAGDNEFDQIIMGSHGRSLPTRIITGSVAETVSRRSTIPTTLVRGRANGSS